In bacterium, the genomic window TCGACCGTCGTCACGCGCAGGGCGCCCGGGACCACGTCGACCACCGCAAACAGGAGCGTGCCGCGCAGCGCGCGGCGATCGGCGCCGGCGTCGTAGACCGCGATCGACAGATCGCGGACGGGGGTCTCCTGGGTCAGCACGATGCGCTCCGCGCCCTCGTACGGCGCGCCTTGGTACTGCGTGGACACCAGGAAGATCCGGAGACCCCCGACCGGCAGGCCCGCGAAGATGAACGCGCCGGCGGCGTCGGTCCGCGTCTCCCGCTCGGAGGACGTGCCGCGCTCCACGATCTGCAGGCGCACGGGCTGCCCGGCCACCGGGTGCGCGGGCGCCGTGCCGTCGATCACCCGGCCGCGGATCACCCCGTTCGCGCCGGCGGCGGCGCCGGGGACGGCCGACTCGGCCGCGGGCCGCGATGCCGTGCACGCCGGGCCACACGCGGCGGCCGCGGCGAAGACGGCGACGAGAACCGGCGCGAATCGAGGGGGGCGGCGCACTCAGACTACTCCGGCGGCCGCGCGCTCGCGGGTCCGGGCCGGGTCCCGGGCTTCGGCGCGTCCATCGCGTCGAGACGCCGCAGCGCCTCCATGGCCGCGGTCTCCTGCCGGCCCCGCAGCGCCTCGTAGTCCGCGTCGCTCATCTTGCCGGTGGCGTGATCGAGGGCGAGATCGCTCAGGACGCGCAGCGCGGTCTCCCGCTCCGCCGCCAGGCGCGCGCGCTCGACGGACACGCTCCGGTCCGGCGCGGGGAGGCGGCGCCACAGCGGTGCGAGCACGTACCAAACCGCCGCGGCGGCCAGGACCACCGTGATGACCGCGGTCACCGCCCGGCCGCGCCGAAGACCCGCTCCGGCATCACCACGGGCGCGGTCCCCGGACGCGCCTCCGGCAGCATCGCGACGATCGCGCCCGCGCTCAGGACGAGACCGCCGGCCCACATCCACAGGACGAGGGGATTCACGAGGAGGCGCAGCGTGGCGCGGCCGTCCGACGCCCATCCGACCAGCGTGATGTAGAGATCGTCGCGGGGCGTGCTGCGCAGCGCCACGTCGCTCGTCGAGTCCCGGCCGTTCAGAAAGAGATTGCGCGCCGCCGTGAGCGGGCCGTCGTCGCGGGCGCCCTCGAAGACCCTGAGACGCGCGCCGACCACGAGCGCGCCGTGCGCGGTTGTCTGCCCGAGTCCGTCGTACCGCACGCGATAGGGACCGACCGCCGCGCTCTCGCCCGGCGCGAGCGTCGCGAGACGCTGCGTCGCGAAGACGGACGAGCCGGTGAGCCCGCACAGGAGCAGCAGCATGCCGAAATGCACGATGTACCCGCCGTAGCGCCGGCGGTTGCGGGCGACGAGGGCCACAAACGCCCGCGGGACCCCCTCGCCCCGCAGCGACTGCCGCACGCGGATGCCGCGGGCAAACTCGAGGACGATCGTCCCCGCGACGAACCCGACCAGGGTGAAGATGAGTATCGGACCGGGCGCGCGCATGCCCGCCGCCAGAAGCACGGCGCCGAGCGCGACGCCCGCCGCCCCCGGCGCGAGGAAGTTGCGGCGCAGCTGATCGGCGGACGAGCGCCGCCACGCGAGAAGCGGCCCGACGCCCATCAACAACAAGAGCCCCACGGCAATCGGCGGGATAACGTGGTCGAAGAACGGCGGCCCAACGTTGACGCGGCGGCCGGTCAGGACCTCGGAGATCACCGGAAAGACCGTCCCGAGAAAGACCGCCAGGGCGATCGCGAGAAACAGAACGTTGTTCAACACGAAGGCGCTCTCCCGCGAGAGCGCCGCGTCCAGCTCGTGCCGGCTGCGCAGCAGGTCCCAGCGCCACGCGGCGATCGCGAACGCGGCGAGCAGCGCCCCGGCGAGAAACACCAGGAACAGCGTGCCGATCGACGACTGCGTGAAGGAGTGCACGCTGCTCAGCACCCCGCTGCGCGTAAGGAATGTCCCGAAGATCGACAGCCCGAACGCGAGGATCACCAGCACGACGTTCCACCGGCTCAGCATCTCGCGCCGTTCCTGGATCATTACGGAATGGATGAACGCGGTGGCGACCAGCCACGGCATCAAGGCCGCGTTCTCCACGGGATCCCAGGCCCAGTAGCCGCCCCACCCGAGGACGACATACGACCACTTCGCGCCGAACCACAGGCCCATGCTGAGGCAGTACCACGCCCAGACCATCCAGCGCCGGGCGAGCAGCACCCCGCCGTCGGCAGCGCGGCCGGAGGCGAGGGCCGCGACGACCAGCGCAAACGGTACCGTGAGTCCGACGTACCCGAGATACAACGTCGGGGGATGAATGGCCATCCACGGGTTCAAGAGGAGCGGGTTCATGCCGGCGCCGTCCGCGGCCGGGAAGGGCACCGTCGCAAACGGCGACGCCACCGCGGTCAGCAGCACGAGGAAGAACGCCGCGACGCCGGCCAGGACCACGACGACCCCGGGCACCAGGGCGGGCTGCGCGCGGCCGACGGCGCGCACTGCGGCGAGGCTGTACGCCGCGAGGACGAGCGCCCACAAGAGCAGCGACCCCTCCATCCCGCCCCAAAACGCGGCGAGATCGTAGATGAGCGGCTGGGCGTTGTCGACGTGCGCGGCGACGTACTGGAACGTGTAATCGCGGGTCCCGAGCGCGACGAAGAGCACGACGGCGGCGGCCGCGAGCAGAGCCGCGGACCCGCCGAGGGCCCGCACCGCGCTCGCCACGAGCTCCGCCCGCCGGGCGCGCGCGCCGAGCACGGCCGCGGCGATGGCGTACAGCACCAGAACAAGGGCCCCGAACAGCGCGAACCGGCCGAGGCTAGCCACGCATCATCGCGGAGACTTGGGATCGGCGGGATTGTACTTAGTGGGACACTTCGCGAGCAGCGTGGTCGCGTCGAAGGCGCCGTCGCGGGCGATGCCGCCCTCCACCACCACCTGCCGGCCTTCCGCGAAAATGTCCGGGACCACGCCGGTGTATCGGACCGGGAGCGTGCTGGCGCCGTCGGTGATCACAAAGGAGAGATGCCGGTGCGCGTCGTCCCACCGCACTGTTCCCGCGGCCACGGTCCCGCCGAGGCGCACCCGCGACGGCAGCGAGTGCGCCCGCTGCCGCAGTTCGCCGACGGTCACCCAATAGGTCGCGCCCTGCTGGATCCCGCCGTATACGAGGTAGGCCAGCGACAGGACGATCAGCACGGTGCCGCCGGCGAACACGAGGGTCCGGCGGCCGGCACTCGCGCCCCGCCGGGCGGGGCTCACGAGGCGCCCCCGCCGAGCCGCCGCACCTCGTCCTCGAGCGCGCGCGCGCGCCGCATCAGGGCGCGCACGTAGAGGAAGAGCCCGATCCACACGACCGCGAACGACCAGAAAAGATACGTCATGCCGCGCCCAGGCGGTCGTCGGCGAGCGCGGCGACCTCCGCTTCCATGATGCCGATCCGGATCCGTACGCGCACGAGCAGGATGTAGACGAGACTCCAGGCGACGAGCCCGACGAGCAGCGCCCAGGCCATCGCGGGCGCGAGGCCGACGCTGTGCGAGGTGAAGATCACGGGCGACAGCGCCCGCAGATACCGGGCCGAGAACCATACCAACGGGACGTCGACGAAGCCGACGATCGCGAAGACCGCGGCGATCCGCCGCTGCCGGTCGTCGTCACCCGCGGCCGCCCGCAGCAGCAGGTACCCGACGTAGATGAACCAGAGGATGAGATACGTCACGAGCTGGGGATCCCACGTCCACCATGTGTTCCACACCGGCCGCGCCCAGAGCGATCCGGTGACGATGACGAGGCTCGCAAACAGTACGCCGATCTCGGCCGCCGACGCGCTCGCGACGTCCCAGCTCCGCCGGCCGGTGCGCAGATACTGCACCGCCGCCCACGCCGAGTGGCCGAAGGCCACGAACCCGACCCACGCCAGCGGCAGGTGCACGTAGAAGATCCGCTGGACGTCCCCCATGATGCTCTCGCGCGGCGCGTAGACAAACGCCCCGTAGAGCGCGGCGAGCATCAAACCGCCCATCGCCCACGCGAGCCAGCCGTCCGAGGTTCGGCGCACGCTCAAAATCATAACAGACCCGGCCGAGCCCTTTCAACCAAAGCGGGCGCGGCCTCAAAACGTATAGTTCACCTCGGACCGGTAGAGTGTGTACTGCGCAATCCCGCCGAGCCGCTGGTTCTCCACGCGTGTGT contains:
- a CDS encoding carboxypeptidase-like regulatory domain-containing protein; protein product: MRRPPRFAPVLVAVFAAAAACGPACTASRPAAESAVPGAAAGANGVIRGRVIDGTAPAHPVAGQPVRLQIVERGTSSERETRTDAAGAFIFAGLPVGGLRIFLVSTQYQGAPYEGAERIVLTQETPVRDLSIAVYDAGADRRALRGTLLFAVVDVVPGALRVTTVEQVQNATDRTVVTTSTDPLAFPLPRGAVAVQALDGWRDPRTEEGRITDARAIPPGVAQVTYAYQEQPRGGDAALAWAPPFGAARVEVLVADAHLRVAGDGMRAAAPVIASGRHYTHWSGGPVAPGATVALRITGLPAGGDWWPGLLAAALAAVLGLALVTALRRL
- a CDS encoding cytochrome c-type biogenesis CcmF C-terminal domain-containing protein, with amino-acid sequence MASLGRFALFGALVLVLYAIAAAVLGARARRAELVASAVRALGGSAALLAAAAVVLFVALGTRDYTFQYVAAHVDNAQPLIYDLAAFWGGMEGSLLLWALVLAAYSLAAVRAVGRAQPALVPGVVVVLAGVAAFFLVLLTAVASPFATVPFPAADGAGMNPLLLNPWMAIHPPTLYLGYVGLTVPFALVVAALASGRAADGGVLLARRWMVWAWYCLSMGLWFGAKWSYVVLGWGGYWAWDPVENAALMPWLVATAFIHSVMIQERREMLSRWNVVLVILAFGLSIFGTFLTRSGVLSSVHSFTQSSIGTLFLVFLAGALLAAFAIAAWRWDLLRSRHELDAALSRESAFVLNNVLFLAIALAVFLGTVFPVISEVLTGRRVNVGPPFFDHVIPPIAVGLLLLMGVGPLLAWRRSSADQLRRNFLAPGAAGVALGAVLLAAGMRAPGPILIFTLVGFVAGTIVLEFARGIRVRQSLRGEGVPRAFVALVARNRRRYGGYIVHFGMLLLLCGLTGSSVFATQRLATLAPGESAAVGPYRVRYDGLGQTTAHGALVVGARLRVFEGARDDGPLTAARNLFLNGRDSTSDVALRSTPRDDLYITLVGWASDGRATLRLLVNPLVLWMWAGGLVLSAGAIVAMLPEARPGTAPVVMPERVFGAAGR
- a CDS encoding cytochrome c maturation protein CcmE; this translates as MSPARRGASAGRRTLVFAGGTVLIVLSLAYLVYGGIQQGATYWVTVGELRQRAHSLPSRVRLGGTVAAGTVRWDDAHRHLSFVITDGASTLPVRYTGVVPDIFAEGRQVVVEGGIARDGAFDATTLLAKCPTKYNPADPKSPR
- a CDS encoding CcmD family protein; this translates as MTYLFWSFAVVWIGLFLYVRALMRRARALEDEVRRLGGGAS
- the ccsA gene encoding cytochrome c biogenesis protein CcsA yields the protein MRRTSDGWLAWAMGGLMLAALYGAFVYAPRESIMGDVQRIFYVHLPLAWVGFVAFGHSAWAAVQYLRTGRRSWDVASASAAEIGVLFASLVIVTGSLWARPVWNTWWTWDPQLVTYLILWFIYVGYLLLRAAAGDDDRQRRIAAVFAIVGFVDVPLVWFSARYLRALSPVIFTSHSVGLAPAMAWALLVGLVAWSLVYILLVRVRIRIGIMEAEVAALADDRLGAA